One region of Candidatus Electrothrix rattekaaiensis genomic DNA includes:
- a CDS encoding tetratricopeptide repeat protein → MTTPTQTRKKPPEPNRLAEFLAMLEARTKLLAFFFGLCFVAVLLILAIGFPHPTTFQYTVFRITLALAAAGVAGVIPGMIHLKMQPNARLLLHAGGALAVFVLVYLFPPADMRSQPAENKGNPPASTFGSILTIEQYKNDLLEQHERYFQEKQKREEIEEKLARLEESYQEKLQLLQDAQKKLQQMAGILPKEQLAQAEEQLAQGKTELAEQLFDRVGEESGQTAAQALFQSGRLAEDRLDYTKAMRQYTKAVTLEEENPDYLLAAGEMALTVADYNRAQEWLKKLLEIRKAEKKEDSKLSLVLDRLATLYQYQGDYKKAEPLFQRSLAINEKNLGKDHPDVAATLNNLGLLYHAQSRYEEAEPLYKRALEIREEKLGKDHPDVAQSLNNLAELYREQGRYEEAEPFYKRSLEIKEKSLGKDHPSVATTLNNLALLHHAQGRYEKAEPLYKRSLEIRENKLGKNHPDVAQSLNNLAGLYDAQGRYEEAEPLYQRSLEIVEKSLGKEHPDVATSLNNLAGLYYAQGRYEEAKPLYQRAIAIMQEKFPDGHPNLDTFQANYDALKKKMAEKQ, encoded by the coding sequence ATGACAACTCCGACACAAACTCGGAAAAAGCCGCCCGAACCCAACCGGCTGGCAGAATTTCTTGCCATGCTTGAGGCCCGAACCAAGCTCCTGGCCTTTTTCTTCGGCCTCTGCTTTGTAGCTGTTCTGCTCATTCTGGCTATCGGTTTTCCACATCCTACGACATTTCAATACACGGTCTTCCGCATCACCCTTGCCTTGGCTGCTGCCGGGGTTGCCGGGGTCATCCCCGGCATGATCCACCTGAAGATGCAGCCCAATGCCCGGCTGCTGCTGCATGCCGGTGGTGCCCTGGCTGTCTTTGTCCTGGTCTATCTCTTCCCTCCGGCAGATATGCGCAGCCAACCCGCAGAGAACAAGGGCAATCCCCCAGCCTCGACCTTCGGCAGTATCCTGACCATTGAGCAGTACAAGAACGATCTGCTTGAACAGCATGAAAGATACTTTCAGGAAAAGCAGAAACGGGAAGAGATTGAGGAGAAACTGGCTCGTCTGGAAGAGAGTTATCAGGAAAAACTGCAACTATTACAAGACGCTCAGAAGAAATTGCAACAAATGGCTGGCATCCTGCCCAAGGAGCAGCTGGCTCAGGCCGAAGAACAGCTGGCACAGGGTAAGACCGAGTTGGCGGAGCAGCTTTTTGACCGGGTGGGTGAGGAGTCAGGGCAGACTGCGGCACAGGCCCTGTTCCAGAGCGGACGCCTGGCCGAGGATCGGTTGGATTATACCAAGGCCATGCGGCAGTACACAAAGGCGGTGACCTTGGAAGAGGAGAACCCGGATTACCTGTTAGCTGCCGGGGAGATGGCTCTTACGGTTGCTGATTATAACCGGGCACAGGAGTGGTTGAAAAAACTGCTGGAGATCAGGAAGGCGGAGAAAAAGGAAGATTCCAAACTGTCTCTTGTTCTTGATAGATTAGCGACGCTTTACCAGTACCAAGGCGATTACAAGAAAGCAGAACCGCTATTTCAACGCTCTCTCGCAATTAATGAGAAGAACCTGGGCAAAGACCACCCTGACGTGGCAGCCACGCTCAACAATCTGGGCTTGCTATATCATGCACAGAGCCGCTACGAGGAAGCGGAGCCGCTCTACAAGCGAGCACTGGAGATCAGAGAGGAAAAACTCGGCAAGGACCATCCTGATGTGGCGCAGAGCCTCAATAATCTGGCTGAACTGTATCGAGAGCAGGGCCGCTACGAGGAAGCGGAGCCGTTCTACAAGCGTTCGCTGGAGATAAAGGAAAAATCCCTGGGCAAAGACCACCCTTCTGTGGCAACCACACTCAACAATCTGGCCTTGCTGCATCACGCACAGGGACGCTACGAGAAGGCTGAACCTCTATACAAACGGTCGCTTGAGATTAGAGAGAATAAACTCGGTAAAAATCATCCCGATGTGGCCCAGAGTCTGAACAATCTGGCCGGGCTGTATGATGCGCAGGGCCGCTACGAGGAAGCGGAACCGCTGTATCAACGCTCGCTGGAAATTGTGGAAAAGTCACTTGGCAAGGAGCATCCTGATGTGGCAACCTCACTCAACAATCTGGCCGGGCTGTATTATGCGCAGGGCCGGTACGAAGAAGCAAAGCCGTTGTATCAACGCGCCATTGCCATCATGCAGGAAAAATTCCCTGATGGACATCCGAATCTTGATACTTTTCAGGCCAACTACGACGCCCTAAAGAAAAAAATGGCCGAAAAGCAGTAA
- a CDS encoding ChaN family lipoprotein → MHTFLLPFFLVMTLFFSSPSLLHCAEEAPASGTSKPLHQEIHIAFNLESAQMQGKAALVLPPERALALSLSGLEQVRIEILETGQGGSYQEPIPQEIVPNSDNTLTLAPAALERTLSLSWQLTASPPGHETGNLITRQGITLTGLWHPTTDENMLFSLRADLPPGFSGITEADEIEIATEGEQQILKATAPQPLRTINFAAGPYTVLSRQLNNLTLYSYFFVEDEELAPAYLDQAVEYITRYEDLIGPFPYKRYSIVENRLPTGYGMPSFTLLGQTVVRLPFIKDISLGHEILHSWFGNAIAHDAGGNWCEGLTTLLADQTYAEEKGNGAAYRKNQLLRYQAYVGQRNNVAVLDFQHGGDSQPMARKMRAVGYDKVSMLFHSLRREIGDEPFFAALRQLYQDKRSSSADWSDLENAFAAASGHDLSLFFTQWLARPDIPSFTVEQVGMEQKGGSSEVSFHIVQQSEKTYRFRLPIAVTTRQGAIRKNIAIETADQEVTVTVPSLPTEMIIDPEYDLMRTLGTKERPPVWMHFMGAKQKTAVLPDNEASLPFYLPLITELERWGCRIVKAEELKNSDLSQGSFLFLGSSSHSRALFGTTEDEEAGFSLDVRENPLNLEQVMVLVSSASVEESQSALPKLRHYGKYSRLLFHGGRIQEKQIAPADNGIRLPLLKPAVGLPVPQVQGFSAILKDISQRRVIYVGETHTDYGAHLLQLQVIQALREQLEQEGKSKGLVIGMEMFPRSSQHALDGYINGTIPTEQDFLRLSAYYEVWGYDYRMYRDIINYAKAHRIPIIALNLNKDIVSKVFQTGSTDELTPEQLTEAAPDRALDLAGYRERLAQIHALHKEAEKSGGFGGFLQAQAIWDETMAESIAEYLQDHPEKKMVVLAGTGHVYKDSAMPPRVARRVDGRQSVLIANNGQVTGAKKGWQADYLMFTEDVELPPAGKIGVILKEEEKTEDRPSRVVILDINRLGKAIQAGLQKGDVILAVDNAQVATIGDLKIVLLDKKPGETVQLNIVRKGTMLDIKVELSDMEKAAMMPLGHPKR, encoded by the coding sequence ATGCATACCTTTCTGCTCCCTTTTTTTTTAGTCATGACCCTTTTTTTCTCCTCACCTTCGCTGCTCCATTGTGCAGAAGAAGCTCCTGCTTCGGGTACCTCAAAGCCCCTGCATCAGGAGATCCACATTGCCTTTAACCTTGAATCTGCGCAGATGCAGGGAAAGGCCGCTCTCGTTCTACCGCCAGAGAGAGCACTAGCACTCTCGTTGAGCGGGCTGGAACAAGTACGGATAGAGATTTTAGAAACAGGGCAGGGGGGGAGCTACCAAGAACCCATCCCGCAAGAAATCGTTCCAAACAGCGACAACACCCTGACCTTGGCCCCGGCAGCCCTGGAGCGCACCCTTTCCCTGAGTTGGCAGTTAACAGCTTCTCCGCCCGGCCACGAAACCGGCAACCTGATCACCCGGCAAGGCATCACCCTGACCGGTCTTTGGCATCCGACAACGGATGAGAACATGCTCTTCTCCCTGCGTGCAGATCTGCCGCCCGGCTTCTCAGGGATCACCGAGGCTGACGAGATAGAAATTGCAACAGAGGGGGAGCAACAGATTCTCAAGGCAACAGCTCCTCAGCCCCTGCGTACCATCAACTTTGCTGCCGGACCGTACACCGTTCTCTCTCGCCAGCTCAATAACCTGACGCTCTACAGTTATTTCTTTGTAGAAGATGAAGAGCTTGCTCCGGCCTATCTGGATCAGGCTGTGGAATACATTACGCGCTACGAAGATTTGATCGGTCCTTTTCCCTATAAACGATATTCCATTGTCGAGAATCGGCTGCCCACCGGCTACGGCATGCCCAGTTTCACCCTCTTGGGACAAACGGTCGTTCGCCTGCCCTTTATCAAGGACATCTCCTTGGGACACGAGATCCTTCATTCTTGGTTCGGCAATGCCATCGCTCATGATGCGGGCGGTAACTGGTGCGAAGGCCTGACTACTCTGCTGGCGGATCAAACCTATGCCGAAGAAAAGGGCAACGGCGCAGCCTATCGTAAAAATCAGCTTCTCCGCTATCAGGCCTATGTCGGGCAGCGTAATAATGTGGCTGTGCTGGATTTTCAGCATGGTGGCGATTCCCAGCCTATGGCTCGGAAAATGCGAGCTGTCGGGTATGACAAAGTGAGTATGCTTTTCCATAGCCTGCGCCGGGAGATCGGCGATGAACCTTTCTTTGCCGCGCTCAGGCAGCTTTATCAGGACAAACGCTCTTCCTCTGCCGATTGGTCCGACCTGGAAAACGCCTTTGCCGCAGCCTCGGGCCATGACCTCTCCCTGTTTTTCACCCAATGGCTGGCCCGCCCGGATATTCCCTCCTTTACGGTGGAACAGGTTGGGATGGAGCAAAAAGGGGGCAGCTCTGAGGTTTCCTTTCATATCGTTCAGCAAAGCGAGAAAACTTATCGTTTCCGCCTGCCAATCGCCGTTACAACACGACAGGGGGCAATCCGCAAAAATATCGCTATAGAGACAGCAGATCAGGAGGTGACGGTCACTGTGCCCAGCCTGCCCACAGAGATGATCATTGATCCTGAATACGACCTGATGCGTACATTGGGCACGAAAGAGCGTCCCCCTGTCTGGATGCACTTTATGGGGGCAAAACAGAAGACAGCGGTCCTGCCGGATAACGAGGCCAGCTTACCCTTCTACCTCCCTCTGATAACGGAGCTTGAACGCTGGGGCTGTCGTATCGTCAAGGCCGAGGAGTTGAAAAACAGTGATCTGTCGCAGGGGAGTTTTCTCTTTCTGGGCAGCTCTTCGCACAGCCGCGCACTCTTCGGGACAACAGAGGATGAGGAAGCTGGTTTCAGTCTTGATGTACGTGAAAATCCCCTGAATCTGGAGCAGGTCATGGTGCTTGTTTCCTCGGCCTCTGTGGAAGAAAGCCAAAGTGCTTTGCCCAAACTCAGGCATTACGGCAAGTATTCCCGCCTTCTCTTTCATGGCGGCAGGATACAAGAAAAGCAGATCGCTCCGGCTGACAACGGTATCCGCCTGCCCCTGCTCAAACCTGCTGTCGGTCTTCCTGTTCCGCAGGTTCAAGGATTTTCGGCCATTCTCAAGGATATCTCCCAACGCAGAGTCATTTACGTGGGGGAAACGCATACAGATTACGGGGCCCATCTTCTCCAGTTGCAGGTTATCCAGGCCCTGCGGGAACAGCTAGAACAGGAAGGCAAAAGCAAGGGCTTGGTGATTGGGATGGAGATGTTTCCCCGTTCCTCCCAGCATGCTCTGGACGGTTACATCAACGGAACTATCCCCACGGAGCAGGATTTTCTCCGTCTCTCTGCTTATTATGAGGTCTGGGGCTATGATTACCGCATGTACCGGGATATCATCAATTATGCCAAGGCGCATCGCATTCCCATCATCGCGCTGAATCTCAATAAAGATATTGTCAGCAAGGTCTTCCAAACAGGATCAACCGATGAGCTGACACCGGAGCAACTCACCGAGGCGGCACCGGACCGTGCCCTGGATCTTGCCGGGTATCGTGAGCGCCTTGCGCAGATCCATGCCCTGCATAAGGAAGCGGAAAAGAGCGGCGGTTTTGGGGGATTCCTCCAGGCGCAGGCCATATGGGATGAAACTATGGCCGAATCCATTGCCGAGTATCTTCAGGACCATCCTGAAAAAAAGATGGTGGTTCTGGCCGGGACAGGCCATGTGTACAAGGACAGTGCCATGCCGCCGAGGGTGGCCCGCCGGGTGGATGGACGTCAGTCCGTGCTCATTGCCAATAACGGTCAAGTGACCGGTGCGAAAAAGGGCTGGCAGGCCGATTACCTGATGTTCACTGAGGATGTTGAGCTGCCGCCTGCCGGGAAAATCGGAGTAATCCTCAAAGAGGAGGAGAAGACCGAAGATCGTCCTTCAAGGGTCGTGATTCTTGATATCAATCGCTTGGGTAAGGCCATTCAGGCTGGCTTGCAAAAAGGCGATGTTATCCTGGCGGTGGACAATGCTCAGGTCGCTACCATCGGTGATTTGAAGATAGTGCTTCTTGATAAAAAGCCTGGGGAGACGGTTCAGCTCAATATCGTCAGGAAGGGTACTATGCTGGATATCAAGGTGGAATTGTCTGATATGGAGAAGGCTGCTATGATGCCGCTTGGGCATCCTAAGAGGTAG